From the genome of Nitrospirota bacterium:
CCTGCAGGATGATCAAAACGCCATATAACAAGGCCGCAGGGAACATGGTGACTGAGGCGTACCCTTTGGGGTACGTCGCAGGGAGACATGTGACCGAGAACGCCGTTAGATGGCGTTTTCATCATCCTGCGGTTAAAAGGCCAATGTGCCCTTGACCACCATCACACATTGCCCCCCCACCTTCACCGTCTGGATCGCGTCGTCCTCCGATTCCACTTGGACCAGGATGCGGGACGGACGAGCGATCTCATAGCCCTGCTCGACGATGAGTTCCGTCATCGGCCCCACTTCCACCAGCCCATTATGGACCAAATAAGCGCCCATCGCTCCGCTGGCGCTCCCTGTGGCAGGATCTTCCAGGATGCCGATCGAAGGCGCAAACATTCTCGTATGCACTGTCGCATGGTCCTCCACCGTTACGCTCGTAAAGACCATAATGCCGTTGGCGCCGACCCGCCCACAGACCTCGATAATCGCCGCAGCGTCCGGCACGATCGACCTCACGGCCGTGAGGGTCCGCACCGGCACAATCAAGACCGGTAGTCCGGTCGAGACCACCATCACCGGCCGATTCGTATCGGTGATCTGGTTTTTCGACAGGCCCAGAGCCTTTGCAATGTCGAACAGATCGTCCGAATCCTCCACCGACCCGAGAAACAGCGGTTTCGGCTGGGTCATCACCACCCGGGTAATTAGCCCCTCTTGCGCATGGATCTCGACGGGAAAGAGGCCGATATTGCATTCCTGCATCACGCGAGTCACGCCATCGGTGATGGCAATCAGCCCGAGCTGGGCCAAGACGTAAAAGGTCCCCAGCACTGGATGACCGGCAAAGGGAATCTCCTGTGTCGGGGTGAAAATTCTGAGGCGCACAACGGCCGCAGGGTCCGTCGGCGGCAACACGAAGACCGTCTCGGAGAGATTCATCTCCCGGGCGATCTGCTGCAATTGATCATCGTCGAGACCCTGCGCTTCGGGGAAAACCGCAACCGGGTTCCCGCCGAACGGCAGCGAAGTAAAAACATCGGCTTGATAAAATTTGAGCTGGTGTCGCTCAGGCATTCGGACCTCCTAGCAGGCTGAGGAGCAACGACTGTGACACACACTATAGAACATTTTTACAGGATGCTCAAAAAGGTCGCCCGCAAGGCACAGACGATGCGAGCATCCTGCTACGCAGGCTGCGGAAGCGCTTCAAACTCCTGCCTCATCGGACTCCGCAGATAATTCTCCACAAAGTTCTGGAGCGAGCCGTTCCGGTAGAGCAGCTCGTTGGCAAATCTCGTATCGATCTTGTGCAGGACCTTGACCGTCACGCCGGTCTTCTTCGCAAACTGCTCCAGCGTCACCCCCGTGATATCGCTATAGGGGCCGCGGCCCGACTGCATAATGCACTTGGGGATATGGATTATTTTCTGGTTGGTCAGCCTGCGGGCGATGTCGTCGAAGGTCAAGAGGACCGTACAGTCCGAATCGCCACTCAGCAGCGCGTTCGGCACATAGAGGAACTTGGCGCGGTTCTTCCGGTACAGAGTCAGGACCTTGTGGACGCTCGCAGCCGTGACGACCGTATCCTTCTTTTCCAGCTCCAACGAATCAAAGCTGCTCACGATCCGTTTCCGGTTGAGAAAGGCCGTCGCATAGGATTCGGTATGGATCGTCTGGAGGTTCGGCAGCCCCGCCTCATAGATCCGCAGCGCTTCCCCCGGCAGATGCTTCCGCCCCTGCCGCATCAGATTCGACGTCTCCTCTTTCAAACCTCGCACCGGCGTCAGGGTCCCCATCCAGAGCACGCAGTCCTTATTGATCGAGGAGATCAAGGCCGCATCCTTCGACATCGTGTGTTCATCGAAGGCGTAAAAATTGGCCGACGAGACAGCCGGCCCATCCAAAACTTTCAGCACATGTTTGACCGAGGGGGCATGGGGCATCAACCTCTGGCGGTAGTCGCTCAGGGTAATGACCGACAGCTCGAAGTTGATCCGTCCAGGGAACTGCGCCACGAGCTGATGGATCTTCGGCACATGCACATATCCCACGGTAAAGAACTGGATGCTCTTGTCCGTATAGGTGAGGAAGTCCTCGACCCACTCCATCGCCTTCGGATGGAGGAACAGATCGGTCCATTCCATATATTCGTTGCCGCCCAGACACCAAAACTGTTTCGGGTCCGTGGGCTTCTTGCTGATGTAGTCGAGGATGTATCTCCAATCCTCGTCGCTGGTTTTGGGAGGATCGAGCGTTTCGCGGTAGGAATGGTCCAGCTCGTAGCAGAACTCGCACTTCACCGGGCAATCGCGCCCCAGGCTGAGCGGAATCTTGCCCGCGTCCATTTCCTTGCGCAGGACCTCACGATAGTCTTTGTTCGTGAAGATGGGAACGGCTTGAAGGATGGGCAGTTGCGTCGGCATCGTTTGACAGATTTATATCACGTTTGTCAGACTTGCCCTATGGCCGAGGTAACCCAAGAAGACGTGAACCACGCATTGGAGGTACTGGGACTGACCCTCCCCATCACCCCCGAAACCCTTGAGCAGACCAGGCGAGCGCTGCTCCATACCTGGAACTCCGCCCGTTACGCAAATCTGACCAACAACCCCAAACAGTACATGCAGTCTTACAAGAAGGCCGAAGAGATGACCACACTCATCGAAGCAGCTTACGCCCTACTCTCCGCCGTGCTAGTTCCGGATGATGAAAACGCCACCTAACTGCGTTCTCAGTCGTACGTCTCCCTGCGACGTACCCCAGAGGGTACGCCTCAGTCACCGTACTCCCTGCGGCCTTGTTACCTGGCGTTTTGATCATCCTGCTAACCCGCATCGTGGCTCGTGACTCTGGCCATAACTTCATCCCCCTCCGACTGTGCCACCGGCCAGGTAACCAGGCCTGACACACCGTCCGGCGAGCCAAGGATCTGCGTCTGCTGGGCATAGATCTGCGGCAGCTGGTTCGTCCCGAACTTGGAGATGTAGAGGAAAACGTGCTCGCGGGAATTCACCCGCACGGCCCAGGGCTGGAAGTCGTTCTTGTAGAATTCTTCGCAGAGCTGCATCGCATCCATACAGGAGAGCGTGCTCGGATCGTTCAACGTGTAGTAATAGTCCAGGGGCAGATCGTAGTCCTCTTGCTTGTGGATCGTAATGCCGAACTTCTCCGGGTTCCGCACCATCGGCGTATGGCGATAGGCCACAAAGTAGAAGAGCTCCACCGAATGGATCACCGGCTGGTTGTCGATGACGAACTGGCGGGTCTCCAGCGCCTCGTCCCTCGTCTCGCCTGGGAAGCCATAGAAAGCCATCACATGGTTCCAGATCCCCGCCTTGGCCGCCTGATGGAGGTTGTTCTGGATCACGCTCTTCTTGGCATGCTTGTCCATGAGGTTCAGCACCCGCTCGTTCGCCGACTCCATCCCGTAATAGAGGGTGCAGCAGCCGGCCTTCGCCGCCAGGTCCCAGATCTCCTGGTCTTGCAGCGTTTCTTCGAACCGGATCAGCGTCGTCCACTTGATCCCGACGTTCTGCTCGACCAAGAGTTGCGACACCTTCTTGAACAGGGCCGGCGGGTACGACTCATCAGAAAAGAGGAAGTGCTTACAGTGGTACTTGTCCCGCAGCGTCTTGATCTGCTCGATCACTTGCTGAGCCGGCACACCGCGATATTGATCGAAGTAGCCCTGGCCATGGTCGCAGAACGTGCAGCGGCCCCAATAGCAGCCGCGCGTCGCGAGGTAGGGAATGATCAGCTCCGGCACGAAGTATTTCTCCAGCGGCAGCCCCTCGAAGTCCGGCAGAGGCAGCGACGTCGTCTTCTCCGTATAGACTTCCAGATTCCGGTGGAGGCCTGACTCATCGCGATACATCAAGTTAGGCACGGAGGCGATAAGCCGCTCCCCGTTCAAGGCCTCAATCAACCAAAGCAGCGCATGTTCCCCTTCATAGAGGATGGCCGAGTCGAAGAGCTCTGTGAAGAACCGTTCCTGGTTCGGCAGCTCTTCCTGCAATCTCGTGATGACATTGCCCCCCACCACCACATGGATGTGGGGGAAGGTCTCCTTGATCATCTTGCAGAACGTCAGGCCAGCCAGCAGCTGCATCTGAGTCCCGATCGAGATCCCGACCACGTCCGGCTTCTCTTTCGCCACAGCCGGCATCACCAACTGGTTGCAGATATCCCGATAGACGTTCACCTGTTCATCGTCCAGACAGGCAAAGACCTCTTTCGAGACGCCGGGCCGATAGCCCAGGTTGCTTTCCATCGGATAGAACACGATCGAGGCGGGATAATAGGCAGCGGAAATGTAATGCATCACCTCGCGGAAGCAGTTCAGCGCCCCTTCCAGCTTCTCAGCCTGATAGAACCGCTCGCCCCGCACGATCAGCTTGGCATCCTCGGCCCGCTCCGCCAGATCGAACACATCCACCGCATAGGCCTGCTCCACCACGGATTTCTGATGCGCCTGCTGCTCGGTCAGGGTCCCGGCCTTCTCTTTATCTTGAAGGGGCTTGAGCTGCATCCCTAGCCGGGCCTTCACCCAGATCAGGAACTCCATCGTGAAGAAATGGTCGTACATCTCGATATTGATGTCGCGCTGCACAACCTTGTGGCCCGCTTCGCGGAGTACCGCCGTCAACGAAGGCAAGGCCAGATAGGGAGCCGTCGGCACCCACTCAGGTGGGAACAGCAGCATGACCTTCGACTGCTTCCGATCCTCTTGCTTGATCGGAGCCAAGCCTTGGATTTGTACGAGTCCTGAGCTACTCATGCGTGGTTTCTTTCATCGTCATTCGTGAAGCGTCTCTTCAGATCACTCAGCACTCAGCACCCAGAACTCAGCACTATTCAACGTCACATTTTTCCAGCTAATGATGGGGCCACGCTGACAATCTTCGCCGCCTTGAACTGCAGATCCTGCAACTTCTCCAAGCCGAACTTCGCGATGTAGAGGAAGATGTATTCGCGGATGAAGAGCCGCAGGTCCCAACCGGGATTATGGTTCCGCTCGAACTGTTCGAAGACCCGCTCCGCCTCTTCGATACTCATCCCGTTCTTCACCGTGTAGTAATAGTCGAGAGCCAGGTCCCATTCCGAGTTCTTATAGGCGGTCACGCCCCACTTCTCCGGGTTCTTCGCCACAGGGTTGTGGCGCCCCAGGTCGAAGGTGCCGAAGCCCAGCGAATGCACATGGTCTTTGTTCTGCTCCAGAAACTCCACCGAAGACCAAGCCTCTTCCTTCGTTTCACCGGGAAAGCCGAAGAAGCCCATGCAATGGTTCCAGATGCCGGCCTTGGCCGTGAGCTCTAAGTGCTTCGTCATGATCTCCGTCGTCGTGGCCTTGTCCATCAGCTTCAGCACCCGCTCGTTCCCCGACTCATAGCCGAAGTGGAGATACTTGCAGCCGGAGTCCTTCGCATCCTGCCAGACCTGATCTTCCAGCAGGCTCTTCTCAAACCGCATGTGGGTCGTCCAGACGATGTCCATCTTGGTCTCGATCAAGCCACGAGCCAACTTGCGAAAGAGCGCCGGTGGGTAGGACTCGTCGGTGAAGTGGAAATGCTTCGCCCCGTACTTATCGCGCAGATGCCGGATCTCCCCCAGAATGTCCTGAATCTTCTTCGTGCGATAACCAGCCGTATAGCCCTCGCCATGGTCGCAGAACTCGCAGCGGCCCCAATAACAACCGCGCGTCGCCAGATAGGGCAGGATTTTCGTCGGCACAAAGTATTTCTCCAACGGCAGCCCGTCGAAATCAGGCGGAGGCAGCGCATGCATGTCTTCCGCGTAGCTCGTGGCAGACACATGGACGCCGGTCTCGTCCTTGTAGATCGTATTGGGCACGTCCGCCAGGCTCCGCTTAGCCCCCACAGCCGACACCAGCTGCACGAAAGCCGTCTCCCCTTCATAGACCACAGCGCTATCGAAATATTGGAACAGAGGCGACTGGGGCAGCACATCGCGCAGGCGCGTGACCGTGTTCCCGCCGATCGTCAGATGGATATGGGGGAAGTGCTGCTTAATCAGGGCGCAGAAGGTCATGGAGGAGAACATCTGCTGCTGCAAGACGATTGAGATGCCGATCACGTCCGGCTGTTCTTCTTCGATGGCCGGCTTCACCAGCTGCTCGAACACATCGCGATAGATATTCACCTGGGTATCGTTCACCGCGTCCATGACCTCGGAGGAGACGAAGACCTTATAGGACAGATCCGTCTCCATCGGCGGCATGCAGATCCGCGCCGGGGCATAGACCATCGAGATAACGGACGTAACCTCACGGAAGACATTGATAGCCCACTCTAACTGATCGATTTCGTAAAAGACTTCCCCTCGGATGATCGCCTTGGCCTTCTCCGCTTTCTTGATCAATTCATCGATCCGCTGGCGGCTCAAATCACAGAGGGAGAGCTGCAAATCCATCTCGGCGTCACTCAGGTCGCGCTTCTTCGAGAGCTTGCGGAGTCGGTCGAGCTGCTGCGGCACCCGGCGCAGGACCCTCTTGAGGAAGTCCTCGCTGAAGTACCAGTCCCACATTTCGAGGTTGATGTCTTTTTGGATAACAGTATGGCCGGCCTGACGAAGGACGGCGGTAAGGGAGGGAAGGCTGAGATAGGGTTCAGAGGGGAACCAGTCCGGCGGGAAGATCAACATGACCTTCATCTTCCGGCCGCTGCTGGCTTCGGAAGCTTGCCGCTGGAGCAGAATCAGCTCTTTGGAGGCCCGTTCGCCCTTCGAATACTCAATGCGCATGCCGGCCTGCTCTCCTATCGTACCGGCACCCTGAAATCCTCAGAATGCCAAATGGTTAGGGCAGAGAAGCGTCATTGTACGAGGGCGGAAGAAGGATATTCAAGGGCGGGAATGGCGCGACTATTCTCCATAGCCGCGCTGCGGCTACGACCGAATGAGCTTGTCGTACTCTGCGTGTGTGCCGATCCAGAACCAAACGATACCATCCGGTGCTTCCACCCCTACCGCTCGGTACTGAAGTCCAACTCTGGCCGACCAGAACCGGCCCACTTGCTTGAAATGCAACGACGGATGCCTGGGGTTTGCCTTCAGAAGTTCAAATGCGTGATCAGCCTGTTCGCGGATCGAGGCAGGCAGCACGTTGTAACAGGTCCAAAAATCAGGTGAGGCGTGATGGATTAAAGTCGTTTCGACTGGCCGGAGGTGTATGCACGGAGAGCTTCCTCGCCTAACGCATCGAGCTTGCCAGCCTTCACATCGGCCTCGAACTGACGGTCCCAGGCCTCTGCGTCGAACGCCGCATACCACCGACGAAACGCCGCGAGCTCAGCGGGAGAAAACTTCGCAATCTGTTGTTCAATGGCTTCTACGTTGCTCATATATCACCTAATCCCGCCAAGACCTGCGACGCGCTTGCCGTCTCTCCTCGCTCGGCTTCTGCGATAGCCGCGAGCAGCTTGGCCTCCTCCTGAGGAAGGAGCTCGAATGTTTCGTCCCCCTCCGAGGCCAGCACCGTCACAACCGTTCCTTCAGGCAGACTCTTCGCATCGACCTTGATCGTCCCGCCATGGACTGTTCCAGTGGTAATCAGCATAACGGCATCCTAGCATTTCAGAGAGAGGCCGTCCAACGTCCGGAACGATCTGTCCCGTCCTTATTCAAGATGGGTCCGCGGTATGCTCAAGGAGCATAATCAGCTCTGTGGAGGCCTACCCCCCTGACACCTCCCTCGCTCTCATCATAAGATCCCGCATCAGCGGCAGAACCGCTTCATCCACATTCAAGGCATAGACCTGCCAGGCTAGAAAACGTAACATACCGAAAGCTCTTGGCCTTTGTGAGACCCATTAAGGAGCCCAACGATGCGTATGAAAAACCCTCCCCACCCAGGATTGTCGGTGCGGCATGACTGCCTCGACCCGCTCGGGCTCTCCATAGCAGCAGGAGCAAAGGCGCTGGGTGTCACGCGGCAGGCCATGAATAACCTGGTCAGCGGCAAGGCCGGGATTTCCGCCGAAATGGCGATCCGGCTAGAAAAAGCATTTGGCGGCGGCGCGGAAACCTGGTTACGGATACAGGCAGCCTACGATCTGGCGCAGGTAGAGAAACAGGTTGGAAAGATCAAGGTTCGGCGCGTGAAAGACGCATTGGCATCGGCCTAAAGCCGATCAGAGCGGGAGGGAAAGGCAGGGGCAGCCCGGTACTTTTCCATGTTTGCTGACCGCTCACACAAGAGCCTATTGTATTGACGAAACATGGGCGGTGCTCGGTCAATGGTGTAGTTTTGAGGGGAAGGTCAGTACGGCAAATTGCAAAGCGATTCGAATGGAATCGACGCTCGGTCACGAGGACGACTGAAAAGATTCTGAGACAAAGACTCCCGACCCTTTCCTCTCTTCATGGCTGTGAGGTGCTCATGATAGTTGCATTCAGGCAGTTAATAACATTCGGTATGTTTTTGATCGTTATTTCAGGGTGCGCAATAGGGCCCACGGGAGGCAATATACGACATGATGAATCTGTGCCTGTAGTACTGAATACAACGATGGATTACCAAGGCACGATACGAGAAATTGCCCGCGCTATTCAGAAAATAAATACCCTCGAGTATGACAGTGTAAATACAGGGGAAATTCGATCAATATGGACCGTTATAGATACGTGCTGGGCGGGGCTGGCGCGAGGAGGTTCATTGCCATGCGCAAGAATGCGAACGGTGGTGCACGTTATGGATACTCAACCAGTTACGGTAACAGTGCGTGTAGAACGGCAGGTAACGCAAGAACACGAAAATACTTATGTGATGATGGCATTCCTAGGGCCATTGTTAGGAGGAATGGTAACTCAGCCTGAATGGGTAGATATGGGCATTGATCGTGAGGCAACGCGAAACTGGCAAGAGCGAATCAAACAAATCATAAATACACAGGGAAAGACATACCCATGACGCCACAATAAAAGATGGGGGACAAGAAAATGAATCGTGAGTCTTTTTCTTGACAGGATTGCGACGATTTCGCTAGAAATTCTCCCATGCCACGCCGCCCACGCCTTGCTGCTGGAGACCTCGCCTATCACGTCCTGAACCGTCGCGTCGGACGACTCCCCTTGTTTGGCACACCCGCTGACTACGCCGCATAGGCTTCCTGAATCAGGCTTGTATTTTTGGACATCCGGGCATAGCCTAATCGCACGAACCAGCCGAGAGGAGACCCGCATGGCAAAAGCCAAAGCTGAAGCGCTCGCGATGATTCAGAAACTGCCTGACGATGTAACCACCGGCGCGATCATGGAAGAGCGGTTCTTCAAGCAACAAGTGGAGAAGGGTCTTCAGGACGTGGCGGAGGGACGGCTTCTCACGCAGGAAGAGCTGAAAGAAAGAATCGCCCAATGGCGCAAGTCAAATGAAAGAAACGTGGTCAGGTCTTGCAAGCCAACATTCCTCGGATAGCCACAGTGTCAGGCCCCATTTCCCGGCGCACGCTGCTCTAAGTTATGCGGGAGCTAGCCGGTCGGTAGACTCAATAGTGACGCCGCACAAGGTCGAACGTCCGGCAGACTAGGAAGCGGTCCGTGAAACACACGCGCATTATCGTCAATCACTACGGCGGTCCCGAAGAACTTCGGGTGATTGAAGAAGAGTGCCCCGAGCCGAAGGACGGTGAAGTGCGGGTGAGAGTGCTGGCCGCGGGTGTCTCCTTGCCCGACCTGATGATGCGCGAGGGCATTCATCCCGAGACGCCCCCGCTGCCCTTCACGCCGGGATGGGATCTGGTGGGCGCGGTGGATCGGCTCGGCGACGGTATCTCTGGAATCGAACCAGGCCAAATCGTTGCCGCGCTGCCGATCAGCGGTGCGTACGCAGAGTTCGTCTGCCTGCCGCAACGTGAACTGGTTCCGGTGCCATCTGGGCTGGACGCCGCTGAAGCTGTCAGCCTCATTCTGAACTACGTCACGGCGTACCAGATGCTGCATCGTTCGGCTCACGTCAGACCGGGCCAGCGCGTATTGATTCACGGCGCGGCAGGTGGGGTTGGCTCGGCATCCTTGCAGCTTGGGCGCCTGGCCGGACTGGAGATGTACGGTACCTGTTCATCGCGAGGGGCGTCGGTCGTTTCCAACCTGGGCGCTATCCCAATTGATTACGAGCGTCAGGACTTCGTGAAAGAAATTCATCGCCTCACGAGCGAGGGCGTGGACGTTGTCTTTGACAGCATCGGTGGCACGCATATCTGGCGTTCCCGCAAGGCTCTGCGTTCTGGCGGGACGGTCGTGGCCTATGGCCTTACTGGCTCGCTACGTGGAGGACGATTGGCTTCAGGTCATTCAGGTGGGCGTCACCGCTTTCGCGGAATCGCCATCTTCGGGTTATATATTGCCGGTGGCTGGCTTTTCCCGGGCAGAAAACGGGTGGTCCCCTACAGCATCCAGTGGCTTAAACGACTGAGACTGGCATTGTTTCGGCAGGATTTGATCGCTCTACTTGACCTCCTTCAACAGCGAAAGATCAAGCCTCTGATCGCGCGGCGATTTCCCCTTACCGAGGCAAGACAGGCGCACGAGTTGCTCGGGACGGGAGGCGTCACAGGCAAGATCGTGCTCGTGCGCAACGGATCGTCGCTTGAATCAGGAGCGGCGTAACCACGGTATGCGGACAAGAAAATGGGAGAGGCTCACTGCTGTCCAAGATCGCTTTGGCAAAAAGTTATCTTGGACAAGAGGGGGAGAGGCTACTTTTCTGGCGGCGCCCTTGGCCTTCCTCGCCTCCGCATCGTCGATTCCAATCCCAGCGTCGCGGTAATTTTTACTTTCCAATCCTCTCTTCCAATCAGACTTCGGATGATGAGCACCGGGCACTCCATGAGGAGGCGATTGCCCTTCCTGATTGACTTCGCACTGACCACTCCGTTAGATGAAGCGCATGAACTGGGATGAAAAATATCAAAAAGGCGAGGTGCTCTGGGATAAAGGCGCCCCGGCTCCGGCGATGAAGCAGTATCTGGCGCGTCATCCGGTGCGTGGGCGTGCGCTGGTGCCTGGCTGCGGCCGCGGGCATGAGGTGGCGCTAGCGGTGGAGCAGGGGCTGGATGCAACGGGGCTGGACATCGCGCCGACTGGGATCGCGGAGGCGCGCGCGAAGTATCCCCATCTGGCGGAGCGCTTCGTGACGGGAAGTTTGTTTGATCCGCCGGAGGCCATGCGCGGCGCCTATGATGTAGTGCTGGAACATACCTGCATGAGCGGGCTGCCTCCGTCGCTTCGCGCCGATTACCGGCGTGGCATCGATCTCACGCTGCGTCGTGGAGGCTTGCTGATCGGGGTCTGGTTCATTAATCCGGCGCTCGGCCCTGGTGAAGTGGGGCCTCCCTTCCCTTTCAGCGAGGCTGATCTAACAGCGCTCTTTGCAAAGGACTACGACATCGTCGAGGATTATGTGCCGGATGTGGCCTTTCCCGGTCGCGAAGGCCGGGAGCGGGTGCGCGTACTGCGCCGCGTGACGGGAAACTAGGCCCACTGGTCTTTCTGGTTCGTCTGGTCTATCCAGTCTGTCGAGTTAGTGTGACTCGACGAACGGGCAAGGCCAGCCAGGAAATCTTTGTCGTTCGTCGCTCATATCTCGTCGTTCGCAAAGGAAGATCATCTGGCTTACGCGGATGCTGGCAACCTCCTGAGGCTTACCTCACGGACAGGGACCGAGTCCAGCCAGCTGTTTACGCGCTTCGTCGAGAAGATCCTGCGTCGGTACACCCTGCAGGGGATCGCGAAATCCTTGCTTGCGCAATTTGAGCACCCCTTCTGCGTGTTTCACCGCCTGGCATAAATCTCCCTTGCGTTTCTCCTCAGGCTTGAGGAGAGCCATGCGGTAGAAATCCAACGCCAGCAAATTACTTACCCACGCCGTGCGTTCCGTGCAATAGCCGTTTTCGTCATCAGCACATCCTGAAGGCCTGGCGCGGCCTTCCCGGGACACGACTTCAAGGGAGTTGGCGTATTTGTAAAAATGGCTGTGGCTGCCGAGGTAACCAGCCCCGTTTCGGTCTTTTCTGTATCGCAGCCTCTGCACTTCGCCCCGGTAATACCATCCATGCCCGTCACGCGGATCGATTGCCAACTGAAAATCGATAACGGAGTCGATCGCTTTGAACTCATCCACTGACAATTCACGGGCGTAACTCGCTTCCAGCATTGCCGCATATTGATTCTTCAGCCTGCGGACTGATTCCGTAACAATCGGCTGCCTGGAGGCCACAGGCAATTCCCTCACGCATCGGCGGTAGGCTTCTTCCGTAAGACGTGCCGGGTCGAAGTACCGGCACGAACGATAGAGCGTATACCAATATGGAAGATCCGCTTTGAATGTCATGCGATTGGCCTCAATGCGCGCGCCTACGACTTCTGCGCCGGCCTTGACAAGATGCTCGAACGGAACGGCGGCTAAATCCATGGCCTTTAAATCGGCGGTCAAAAAGCTCAGCTCAAATCCTTTGTCTGCGTACAGCACTTCGTCCACGATGGCCTTTCCGGGGTCCGTGAGCGCATTCCGGCATGCCTCAGGCAGCTTCTCCCACTCATCGGCCAGCCATTTTTCGATTTGAATCGAGCCGAGATACTCCGACGAGGTGGAGGGAACCTTCATCACCACGTACGCTGCTGATTTTGCCGTTGCGCCAAAATGGACCGGCAGAATTTGCTCCAGCATTTGCAAGTCGACTTGCGCGCCGCTCGTGTCTAGCGCCTCAAAGTTGCCACTGGGGCCTTTCCCTCGATGCACCTTGAGCGACGCCTCATTCCCCTTGCCCCTTTGAACTTCCTGGCACTCCTGCAACGACCCGGCCGGGGTTCTGACAATGTTCCCGGTTGAATCTATTTGGGTGATTGTGCCGGGCTTGAAAGTATCCCGCGGAAAGTCGAAAACCCTGAACCCCGCCCGAGCAGCCAACTGCGCGAGAGAAGCCGACGGCTGAGTTGGCGGCGTGTTCATTTCATTCCTGGCTGGCTGACAACCCCAGAGACACAACGCCACGATTGAGGTCGTCAAAAGTCCTACACGCATCTTAGTCTCCCCCTCCACACTTTTCAGCCGGCAACGATTATCATGAGAAAATTAAACGGTGTCAAACATCGCTTAAGTGCAAAGAGTGCCAGAACCCATTTCGCGACGCGTGGCGGGAGCTGGTTTATCTGGTGTCTTCGGCCTGTCTCGTGCGTGTGGTGCGACGAACGAGAGTCCACGAATAAGGCAGCTTGACGAGCGGTCGTTTCGCACGCAGCATGAATCCAGGCGTTTCAACTACGCTGACTGTCTCATCCCTCGCGTTTCCCGGTCCTTCCTCACGCGATCGATTCTCCAGTCTCCGCCGTTCCACCACCGATGTCGCTCTGCGCACTCGTCACGACACGCGCACAGCGGAACAAGGAGCAACCCCGATGGCCCTACAGAAACCCATTACCGACCGGACCCTCGACATGCTCCAAGTCCCCCTGGAATGCGAGTTCGAGGCCTTAGTAGCTCGCTATCCGGAATTCACCTGGAATGAGCTCTTTCAAGAAGTGTCTCGCTTGAACCGCACAGGGCAGGTGAAAGTGACCAGGGGGGTTGGGATCTTTACCCTCAAGCAAACTGTCGCTGTGAAATAAGCACCGGCCATGCCACAGGGCCAGCCCCCTTTCACGGCCGTGGCGGGGAGCTGGTGCATCTGGTTTATCTGGTCTTTCCGAGAATATAAAATGGCACAGGCTGAGCTGGCCCCTTTTCTTCTTCCGCGGGTTATTGTCCCACTTTGAAATTATCCACGAAACCACGGCTAGTTTATCCAGATCCTTTTACTCTGGACGATCTCCTTTACTGTCTTCAGCACGCGCAATTCGCA
Proteins encoded in this window:
- a CDS encoding PhzF family phenazine biosynthesis protein, with translation MPERHQLKFYQADVFTSLPFGGNPVAVFPEAQGLDDDQLQQIAREMNLSETVFVLPPTDPAAVVRLRIFTPTQEIPFAGHPVLGTFYVLAQLGLIAITDGVTRVMQECNIGLFPVEIHAQEGLITRVVMTQPKPLFLGSVEDSDDLFDIAKALGLSKNQITDTNRPVMVVSTGLPVLIVPVRTLTAVRSIVPDAAAIIEVCGRVGANGIMVFTSVTVEDHATVHTRMFAPSIGILEDPATGSASGAMGAYLVHNGLVEVGPMTELIVEQGYEIARPSRILVQVESEDDAIQTVKVGGQCVMVVKGTLAF
- a CDS encoding radical SAM protein; this translates as MSSSGLVQIQGLAPIKQEDRKQSKVMLLFPPEWVPTAPYLALPSLTAVLREAGHKVVQRDINIEMYDHFFTMEFLIWVKARLGMQLKPLQDKEKAGTLTEQQAHQKSVVEQAYAVDVFDLAERAEDAKLIVRGERFYQAEKLEGALNCFREVMHYISAAYYPASIVFYPMESNLGYRPGVSKEVFACLDDEQVNVYRDICNQLVMPAVAKEKPDVVGISIGTQMQLLAGLTFCKMIKETFPHIHVVVGGNVITRLQEELPNQERFFTELFDSAILYEGEHALLWLIEALNGERLIASVPNLMYRDESGLHRNLEVYTEKTTSLPLPDFEGLPLEKYFVPELIIPYLATRGCYWGRCTFCDHGQGYFDQYRGVPAQQVIEQIKTLRDKYHCKHFLFSDESYPPALFKKVSQLLVEQNVGIKWTTLIRFEETLQDQEIWDLAAKAGCCTLYYGMESANERVLNLMDKHAKKSVIQNNLHQAAKAGIWNHVMAFYGFPGETRDEALETRQFVIDNQPVIHSVELFYFVAYRHTPMVRNPEKFGITIHKQEDYDLPLDYYYTLNDPSTLSCMDAMQLCEEFYKNDFQPWAVRVNSREHVFLYISKFGTNQLPQIYAQQTQILGSPDGVSGLVTWPVAQSEGDEVMARVTSHDAG
- a CDS encoding radical SAM protein; translated protein: MRIEYSKGERASKELILLQRQASEASSGRKMKVMLIFPPDWFPSEPYLSLPSLTAVLRQAGHTVIQKDINLEMWDWYFSEDFLKRVLRRVPQQLDRLRKLSKKRDLSDAEMDLQLSLCDLSRQRIDELIKKAEKAKAIIRGEVFYEIDQLEWAINVFREVTSVISMVYAPARICMPPMETDLSYKVFVSSEVMDAVNDTQVNIYRDVFEQLVKPAIEEEQPDVIGISIVLQQQMFSSMTFCALIKQHFPHIHLTIGGNTVTRLRDVLPQSPLFQYFDSAVVYEGETAFVQLVSAVGAKRSLADVPNTIYKDETGVHVSATSYAEDMHALPPPDFDGLPLEKYFVPTKILPYLATRGCYWGRCEFCDHGEGYTAGYRTKKIQDILGEIRHLRDKYGAKHFHFTDESYPPALFRKLARGLIETKMDIVWTTHMRFEKSLLEDQVWQDAKDSGCKYLHFGYESGNERVLKLMDKATTTEIMTKHLELTAKAGIWNHCMGFFGFPGETKEEAWSSVEFLEQNKDHVHSLGFGTFDLGRHNPVAKNPEKWGVTAYKNSEWDLALDYYYTVKNGMSIEEAERVFEQFERNHNPGWDLRLFIREYIFLYIAKFGLEKLQDLQFKAAKIVSVAPSLAGKM
- a CDS encoding HigA family addiction module antitoxin yields the protein MRMKNPPHPGLSVRHDCLDPLGLSIAAGAKALGVTRQAMNNLVSGKAGISAEMAIRLEKAFGGGAETWLRIQAAYDLAQVEKQVGKIKVRRVKDALASA
- a CDS encoding medium chain dehydrogenase/reductase family protein, with protein sequence MKHTRIIVNHYGGPEELRVIEEECPEPKDGEVRVRVLAAGVSLPDLMMREGIHPETPPLPFTPGWDLVGAVDRLGDGISGIEPGQIVAALPISGAYAEFVCLPQRELVPVPSGLDAAEAVSLILNYVTAYQMLHRSAHVRPGQRVLIHGAAGGVGSASLQLGRLAGLEMYGTCSSRGASVVSNLGAIPIDYERQDFVKEIHRLTSEGVDVVFDSIGGTHIWRSRKALRSGGTVVAYGLTGSLRGGRLASGHSGGRHRFRGIAIFGLYIAGGWLFPGRKRVVPYSIQWLKRLRLALFRQDLIALLDLLQQRKIKPLIARRFPLTEARQAHELLGTGGVTGKIVLVRNGSSLESGAA